The following are from one region of the Geoalkalibacter subterraneus genome:
- a CDS encoding type III pantothenate kinase — MLFAIDIGNTNTVLGLYRDRQLLHDWRITTDKSRTVDEYAVVIHDLFALAQVRFDQVEDVIISCVVPPVLVTFESLCRRYFKHVPLVVEADTRTGMPICYDHPSEVGADRVVNGVAAYERYHRALIIVDFGTATTFDYICAQGNYQGGAIAPGIGIAAEALHQRASKLPRVDIVRPPHVIGKNTVSSMQAGIFYGYVGLVDGIVERMKAECGEDPLVIATGGLAPLVAESSTTIDEVSADLTLEGLRIIHERHRLGFDRSPVR, encoded by the coding sequence ATGCTCTTTGCGATCGATATCGGCAATACCAATACCGTTCTGGGGTTGTACCGCGACCGGCAGTTGTTGCACGACTGGCGCATCACTACGGACAAGTCCCGCACGGTCGATGAGTACGCGGTGGTCATCCATGATCTCTTTGCCCTGGCGCAGGTGAGATTTGACCAGGTTGAAGATGTGATCATCTCCTGCGTGGTTCCCCCTGTGCTGGTGACATTTGAATCCCTGTGCCGCCGGTATTTCAAACATGTCCCGCTGGTGGTCGAGGCCGACACCCGCACCGGCATGCCGATCTGCTATGATCATCCCTCGGAGGTGGGGGCGGACCGGGTTGTCAATGGTGTGGCCGCCTATGAACGGTATCACCGCGCCCTGATCATCGTGGATTTCGGCACGGCCACCACGTTCGATTACATTTGCGCACAGGGGAATTACCAGGGGGGAGCAATTGCGCCGGGAATCGGCATTGCAGCTGAGGCCCTGCATCAGCGCGCCAGCAAACTGCCCCGTGTGGATATTGTCCGGCCTCCTCACGTCATCGGGAAAAATACGGTTTCCAGCATGCAGGCAGGCATATTTTACGGCTATGTCGGCCTTGTGGACGGAATCGTTGAGCGCATGAAGGCTGAATGTGGTGAAGACCCGCTGGTGATTGCAACCGGAGGTCTTGCCCCCCTGGTCGCCGAAAGTTCGACCACCATCGACGAGGTTTCGGCGGACCTTACTCTTGAGGGATTGCGCATTATCCATGAACGGCACCGGCTCGGTTTTGACAGGTCCCCGGTGCGGTGA
- a CDS encoding SPOR domain-containing protein has translation MTGKDDVKKEIDRQTESAQQDTQQEKDVQAHSGDVPNEPVSPPPQGRSVRPLLLVLVLLLVVLAAVAWFVYFAPQQSLNSSGVSGDSVAQRETRPIPNREKEVSQKPQTQSKTVTAPEDASSPSDQTEPPVNKQDGTEKPAVQKQAIPRPAAKNQPQAIPITDAAEGNAVEEKKDAASSTTKEESGPIASEESDSSVRENVQDEAPKKGSEDAKTAALLHDSDPGPAAEPGQSKPASEQAVSSGKDSEKAVAKGAYMVQVGAYSVAAHLAADQKKLHDLGFETSVLETRRPIRMIRLRVGTFFPNQGETQIARLTELGAKPFFVKDGDLMVVYAGSFRSEERADRLSQRLAEAGVHVEAERTSVDVQLSILRFGPFESFAEARSAAQKADDAGLETLIVKMR, from the coding sequence ATGACTGGCAAGGATGATGTGAAAAAAGAGATCGATCGTCAGACAGAATCCGCACAACAGGATACGCAACAGGAAAAAGACGTTCAGGCCCACAGCGGGGATGTGCCCAACGAGCCTGTTTCGCCTCCTCCGCAGGGACGATCCGTGCGCCCGCTTCTGCTTGTGCTTGTGCTTCTGCTGGTCGTCCTGGCCGCCGTCGCCTGGTTTGTCTATTTTGCGCCCCAGCAGTCTTTGAATTCTTCTGGAGTGTCGGGCGACTCTGTTGCCCAAAGAGAGACCCGCCCCATCCCCAATCGCGAGAAAGAAGTCTCCCAAAAACCGCAAACGCAATCAAAGACAGTTACGGCACCTGAGGATGCATCCTCCCCCTCTGATCAAACCGAACCCCCGGTAAACAAGCAGGACGGCACCGAGAAGCCTGCCGTTCAAAAACAAGCCATCCCCCGTCCCGCTGCGAAAAACCAACCGCAGGCCATCCCGATTACGGATGCGGCGGAGGGTAACGCTGTGGAAGAAAAAAAAGATGCAGCCTCCTCGACCACGAAAGAGGAATCAGGGCCGATTGCGAGCGAAGAATCGGATTCTTCTGTTCGGGAGAATGTTCAGGATGAGGCCCCGAAAAAAGGTTCCGAAGATGCCAAGACCGCCGCCCTTTTGCATGATTCCGATCCCGGTCCTGCCGCTGAACCCGGGCAGTCCAAACCGGCATCAGAACAAGCGGTTTCTTCCGGAAAGGACAGTGAGAAGGCTGTCGCCAAGGGAGCCTACATGGTCCAGGTCGGCGCCTACAGTGTCGCTGCACATCTGGCCGCCGACCAGAAGAAACTGCATGATCTTGGCTTTGAAACCTCGGTTCTCGAAACTCGACGCCCAATCCGCATGATCCGGCTGCGGGTCGGAACCTTTTTCCCCAACCAGGGAGAAACACAAATCGCTCGGTTGACAGAACTCGGAGCAAAGCCTTTTTTCGTCAAAGACGGAGATCTGATGGTGGTTTATGCCGGCTCCTTCCGCAGTGAAGAACGTGCCGATCGGCTCTCGCAGCGCCTTGCAGAGGCTGGAGTCCATGTTGAGGCCGAACGGACCAGCGTCGATGTTCAACTGTCGATTCTGCGGTTCGGTCCGTTTGAGTCCTTTGCCGAGGCCAGATCAGCCGCCCAAAAGGCGGATGATGCCGGGTTGGAGACTCTCATCGTCAAAATGCGCTGA
- a CDS encoding OmpA family protein has translation MKKFARWGVLLLCLLATGCVGKSTYQSKVEEATELSTRIADLQARMEQLEEDRREALNQNSTLERKLADALEKKSSLNQDLLRARANLDRSEKALNAKDAETGRIISEMRTRVDELEIRNRELSREVERERLARQARLAQMKSTYDELVDKLENEIERGEITISELQGKLTVNMVERILFDSGKADIKDKGLEVLSRVGQILAESTDRDIRVEGHTDNIPISPRLQEKFPTNWELSTARATNVVHFLQKTSKIAPERLVSCGYGPYRPVESNDTAEGRTQNRRIQIVLAPAEPGDSSP, from the coding sequence ATGAAAAAGTTCGCCCGTTGGGGTGTTTTACTGTTGTGCCTGCTTGCAACGGGGTGCGTAGGCAAAAGCACATACCAGTCTAAAGTCGAAGAGGCCACGGAACTCAGTACCCGCATTGCTGACCTGCAGGCCCGGATGGAGCAGTTGGAGGAAGACAGGCGGGAAGCTCTCAACCAGAACAGCACTCTTGAGCGCAAACTTGCCGACGCCCTTGAAAAAAAATCCTCCCTCAATCAGGATCTTCTGCGCGCCCGCGCCAATCTCGATCGCAGCGAAAAAGCTCTCAATGCAAAGGATGCGGAGACCGGCAGGATCATCAGCGAAATGCGCACCCGGGTGGATGAACTCGAAATTCGCAATCGCGAACTGAGCCGCGAGGTGGAGAGAGAGCGACTTGCGCGACAGGCCCGTCTGGCTCAGATGAAAAGCACCTACGATGAACTTGTCGATAAGCTTGAAAATGAGATTGAACGCGGCGAGATCACCATTTCAGAACTGCAGGGTAAGCTGACGGTCAATATGGTCGAGCGCATCCTGTTTGATTCGGGCAAAGCGGATATCAAGGACAAAGGGCTTGAGGTCCTGTCACGGGTGGGGCAAATCCTGGCGGAGTCCACTGACCGGGACATCCGCGTTGAGGGGCACACCGACAATATCCCCATCAGCCCTCGCCTGCAGGAGAAATTCCCTACCAACTGGGAGCTTTCCACCGCACGCGCCACCAATGTCGTGCACTTTCTTCAGAAAACCAGCAAGATCGCACCGGAGCGCCTGGTCAGTTGCGGCTACGGACCCTATCGCCCGGTGGAAAGCAACGACACCGCCGAAGGGCGCACCCAGAACCGTCGTATCCAGATCGTGCTGGCCCCCGCCGAACCGGGCGACTCATCCCCGTAA
- the fusA gene encoding elongation factor G, translating into MGKYDISKLRNLGIVAHGGAGKTSLVEAMLFDTGMVDRLGRVDDGSSNMDFEPEEIKRGITLSSSLHHCDWQGYSLHLVDTPGYSNFLHDTRNCLRILGGAVVIVSAISGVKAQTRQIWDWCDEFEVPRIAFVNKMDRERANFLRALDDMAAALNNRPVAVTMPIGAEEDFKGVIDLVRMKARLFQFDEKGTYEEQDIPGDLLDEAQRLRVLLLEAVADADDELMEKYLENEDLSVEDLLRGLREGTLTGVFTPVLCGSATANIGIRQLLDYILHCLPSPLDKGEQHGRHPLSGDDEVRRPDEDEPFSAMVFKTISDPFTGKLTLLRVYSGSLKPDSSVYNPNKDATERVGNIYEMEGKKHKSLSLAVAGDIVAIPKLKVTATGDTLCDESKPIVFESPMPLKPVISFALRTKSKGDEDKLSTALHKLMDEDPTLNLVRDEDTREMIISGMGQVHLEVAVEKLKRKFGVEVELLEPKVPYRETITGRTKVQGKYKKQSGGRGQFGDVWIEMEPLPRGEGYEFVDKIVGGVVPRQYIPAVDKGIQEASHRGVLAGFPVVDFKVTLVDGSHHSVDSSEMAFKVAGSMAFKKAMEECKPVLLEPVMAMEISVPDDCMGDVIGDMNSRRGKVLGVEPKAGSQMIRVQVPMAEVLRYAPELRSMTSDRGMFTMEFSHYEEVPPHLTAKILADLKKAE; encoded by the coding sequence ATGGGAAAGTACGACATCTCGAAGCTGAGAAACCTTGGAATTGTCGCGCACGGAGGGGCGGGCAAGACCTCGTTGGTAGAGGCCATGCTGTTCGACACGGGAATGGTCGATCGTTTGGGGCGCGTCGATGACGGTTCCTCGAACATGGATTTCGAGCCCGAAGAGATCAAGCGAGGCATTACCCTGAGTTCCAGCCTTCATCACTGTGACTGGCAGGGCTACAGCCTGCACCTGGTCGATACTCCCGGCTACTCCAATTTTCTGCACGATACCCGCAACTGCCTGCGTATATTAGGCGGTGCAGTCGTTATTGTATCCGCCATTTCAGGGGTCAAGGCCCAGACGCGCCAGATATGGGACTGGTGTGACGAGTTCGAGGTGCCGCGCATCGCCTTCGTCAACAAGATGGACCGCGAGCGGGCCAATTTCCTGCGGGCTCTCGACGACATGGCTGCGGCTCTCAACAACCGCCCGGTCGCGGTGACCATGCCGATCGGCGCTGAGGAAGACTTCAAAGGCGTGATCGACCTGGTGCGTATGAAGGCCCGTCTTTTTCAGTTTGACGAGAAGGGAACCTATGAAGAGCAGGATATCCCTGGTGATCTGCTGGACGAGGCACAGCGGCTGCGTGTTCTTCTGCTCGAAGCGGTTGCCGATGCCGATGACGAACTGATGGAAAAATACCTTGAGAATGAAGACCTCAGCGTAGAGGATCTTCTGCGCGGGCTGCGCGAGGGGACCCTGACGGGAGTTTTTACCCCCGTTCTGTGCGGCAGCGCCACCGCCAATATCGGCATCCGCCAACTTCTCGATTACATCCTTCATTGTCTGCCGTCGCCCCTCGATAAAGGCGAGCAGCATGGTCGTCACCCTCTCAGCGGCGACGACGAGGTCCGTCGCCCGGACGAGGATGAGCCTTTTTCGGCCATGGTGTTTAAAACCATCAGTGATCCTTTTACCGGCAAGCTGACTCTTCTACGGGTCTACTCCGGCAGTCTCAAGCCCGACTCATCTGTCTATAATCCCAATAAAGATGCCACCGAGCGGGTCGGCAATATTTACGAGATGGAGGGCAAAAAGCATAAGTCCCTGTCCCTTGCCGTCGCGGGCGATATTGTCGCAATCCCCAAACTCAAGGTGACCGCGACCGGCGACACCCTGTGCGATGAAAGCAAGCCGATCGTCTTTGAAAGCCCCATGCCTCTCAAACCGGTCATCTCCTTTGCGCTGCGCACCAAGAGCAAGGGGGATGAAGATAAACTCAGCACCGCCCTGCACAAACTGATGGATGAAGATCCGACTCTCAACCTGGTCCGTGATGAGGATACGCGAGAGATGATCATCTCCGGCATGGGCCAGGTCCACCTGGAAGTTGCCGTGGAAAAGCTCAAACGGAAATTTGGCGTGGAAGTTGAATTGCTTGAGCCCAAGGTGCCTTATCGTGAAACAATCACCGGGCGCACCAAGGTTCAGGGCAAATATAAAAAGCAGTCCGGTGGGCGCGGACAGTTCGGGGATGTCTGGATTGAAATGGAGCCCCTGCCGCGCGGCGAAGGTTATGAATTCGTGGATAAAATCGTCGGCGGAGTTGTGCCCAGGCAGTATATCCCTGCAGTCGACAAGGGGATTCAGGAAGCGTCCCACCGCGGTGTTCTGGCGGGCTTCCCGGTCGTTGATTTCAAGGTGACGCTGGTTGACGGCTCCCACCACTCGGTGGATTCGTCGGAGATGGCTTTCAAGGTTGCAGGATCCATGGCGTTCAAGAAGGCGATGGAGGAATGCAAGCCGGTGCTGCTGGAGCCGGTCATGGCCATGGAGATTAGCGTGCCCGATGATTGCATGGGAGATGTCATCGGCGATATGAACTCTCGCCGAGGCAAGGTGTTGGGTGTTGAGCCCAAGGCCGGCAGCCAGATGATTCGTGTTCAGGTCCCCATGGCCGAGGTGTTGCGTTACGCACCGGAATTGAGGTCGATGACCTCTGATCGCGGAATGTTCACCATGGAATTCAGTCACTACGAAGAGGTGCCGCCTCATTTGACCGCAAAGATACTTGCGGATCTGAAAAAGGCCGAATAG
- the nadC gene encoding carboxylating nicotinate-nucleotide diphosphorylase, whose translation MFEVDRIIHTALAEDIGAGDLTTEATIAPETQGQARLVAKEPFTLAGLDVARRVFAMVDSSIKFTARHQDGDELKIGDELAQVSGPAASLLQAERVALNLLQRMSGIATMTAHFVAAVEGTEAQIVDTRKTTPGLRVLEKYAVRVGGGRNHRYALYDGVLIKENHIAAAGGISAAVQRARRRLSHIHKIEIETRNLDEVREALEAGADIILLDNMDNDTLRKAVDLVAGRTLTEASGGVDLNRVQGIAQTGVNLISVGALTHSYRAVDISMLFDSEV comes from the coding sequence ATGTTCGAAGTCGATCGCATAATCCACACTGCTCTGGCCGAGGATATCGGTGCAGGTGATCTGACCACTGAAGCGACCATTGCTCCGGAAACCCAGGGCCAGGCGCGCCTTGTGGCAAAAGAGCCTTTCACCCTGGCAGGGCTTGATGTGGCACGTCGCGTTTTTGCCATGGTGGATTCTTCCATCAAATTCACGGCCCGTCATCAGGATGGTGATGAACTCAAGATCGGCGACGAGCTGGCACAGGTCTCCGGGCCTGCCGCCAGTCTGCTGCAGGCAGAGCGGGTCGCCCTGAATCTCCTGCAGCGCATGAGCGGCATTGCGACTATGACGGCCCACTTTGTCGCGGCAGTGGAGGGAACCGAGGCGCAGATTGTCGATACCCGCAAAACCACCCCTGGCCTACGCGTTCTGGAAAAATATGCGGTTCGCGTCGGCGGCGGGCGCAATCATCGCTATGCTCTCTATGATGGCGTTTTGATCAAGGAAAATCACATCGCGGCGGCCGGCGGTATCTCCGCTGCAGTGCAGCGCGCCCGCAGAAGGCTGTCTCATATCCATAAAATTGAAATCGAGACGCGCAATCTGGACGAGGTCCGTGAAGCGCTCGAAGCCGGTGCCGATATCATCCTGCTTGACAATATGGACAACGACACCTTGCGCAAGGCGGTTGATCTGGTCGCCGGGCGTACCCTGACCGAAGCCTCGGGAGGCGTTGACCTGAACCGGGTGCAGGGCATTGCTCAAACCGGCGTCAACCTGATTTCCGTGGGCGCGTTAACCCATTCCTATCGCGCTGTCGATATCTCCATGCTGTTCGACAGCGAGGTCTGA
- a CDS encoding biotin--[acetyl-CoA-carboxylase] ligase has translation MHDSRHTAQEEVLSLLRHADGCISGEELSRRLGISRTAIWKHIKALRSHGYEIRAASGRGYQLVQVPDLLSPTEIQNGLHTRFIARNVYAFDQVDSTNHQAMLMGEEGAADGTVVIADAQSSGKGRLGRRWASPAGVNLYASIVLRPPIAPHRAPQLTFVSAVAVAQAINSFSGLDARVKWPNDILIDDCKVGGLLNEMSAESERVHSVVLGIGLNVNMTASQFPTDLRYPATSLFLSSGRKWPRAALARHLFEKLEQLYHQYLNEGFEPILQQWESLCCWQGRVVEVDRGTDRIRGRFAGLDQTGALLLDAGGTLEKIYSGDVRPSDDETG, from the coding sequence ATGCACGATTCCAGACACACTGCCCAGGAAGAAGTCCTTTCTCTGCTGCGCCATGCCGACGGGTGCATTTCGGGGGAGGAATTAAGTCGTCGTCTGGGGATTTCGCGTACTGCAATATGGAAACACATCAAGGCGCTTCGCAGCCACGGCTATGAAATCAGGGCGGCGAGCGGGCGGGGTTACCAGCTGGTGCAGGTGCCGGATCTTCTGTCTCCGACAGAGATTCAAAACGGCCTGCACACGCGCTTTATCGCCCGAAATGTGTATGCGTTTGATCAGGTCGACTCTACCAACCACCAGGCCATGCTGATGGGGGAAGAGGGGGCGGCTGACGGCACGGTCGTAATTGCCGATGCGCAGAGCTCAGGAAAGGGTCGCCTCGGCCGCCGCTGGGCCTCCCCTGCCGGCGTCAATCTTTACGCTTCCATCGTGCTGCGCCCTCCCATCGCTCCTCATCGAGCTCCGCAGCTGACCTTCGTTTCGGCAGTGGCGGTGGCGCAGGCGATCAATTCCTTCTCGGGGCTGGACGCCCGTGTCAAGTGGCCGAACGACATCCTGATCGATGATTGCAAGGTTGGGGGACTTCTCAACGAGATGAGCGCCGAAAGCGAGCGTGTTCATTCCGTGGTGCTCGGTATCGGTCTCAACGTCAATATGACCGCCTCCCAGTTCCCGACCGATCTGCGTTATCCCGCCACTTCTCTTTTTCTCTCCTCCGGCCGCAAATGGCCGCGCGCCGCACTGGCGCGTCATCTCTTCGAAAAGCTTGAGCAGCTCTATCACCAGTACCTCAACGAAGGGTTTGAACCCATTTTGCAGCAGTGGGAATCTCTGTGCTGCTGGCAGGGGCGGGTGGTGGAGGTTGATCGCGGCACAGATCGTATTCGAGGTCGTTTTGCCGGGCTCGATCAAACCGGCGCCCTGCTGTTGGATGCCGGGGGAACTCTGGAGAAAATCTATTCCGGGGATGTACGCCCCAGCGACGATGAAACAGGATAA